The genomic window GCACTGCAGCAGCGCCAACAAGGCGTTGATCGCGATGTCGCCGCGCTGCAGATGCACGCGCTCATGCAGCAGCACCAACTGCTGCTCGATCGGCAGGTAGCGCGCTTCGAAACCGGCCGGCAGCACGATCCGCGGGCGCAGCAAGCCCATCGCCGCAGGCAACCCCGCCACCGTCTGCGCCTGCCACAGACCATCATCGCGCTGGCTGAGCTGCCCCAATCCGCGCTGGAAATTCCGCTGCTGCCGATACAAACGCAATGCCATCAGCAGTACTCCGCTCAACCATGCGCAGCACAGCCACAGCGGCCAATGCGCTATCACCGCGGGACCGGCAACCACTGCTTGCCCGACCTGCACCGCCACCTCGCTGACCCGCATCGGCACCGCCGCGACCTGCGGCGCAGGCAGCAACACCGCCAGCAGCACTACCGGCAACAACACCCAAAGCAGATACGCAGCGCTTGCGCCGAGCCAGTACCGCAGCGGCTGGCGCAGGATAAGCACCAACGCAACCGCGGCACTGCTGGCCAAGGTTGTCTTGAGCAGCAGTGCCAGGATCTCAGTGCTGGTCATCATCAAGCCCCTCCAGCAGTTTGCGCAGCTCGGCCACGTCGTCACGGCTGAGCCGTTGGTTCTGGCTGAAATGCGCTACCAAAGGCGCGACCCGGCCGTCGAACAAGCGTTCGATCAGGCTGCTGCTTTCCTCCAGTACCCAAGCCTCGCGCTGCACCAGCGGCGCATACAGAAAACGCCGGCCGTCCTTGCTGGCACTGATGGCACCCTTGTTGAGCAGGCGGTTGAGCAGGGTCTTGACCGTGGCCTCGGCCCATTCATTGCCATCGGGCAGGCGCGCGATCACCTCCTCTGCAGACAGCGGGTGCTGCCCCCACAACACCTCCATCACCACGGCCTCGGCTTCGCTTATCCTGACCATCGTTTACGCCTGTAATTTTTTTCGATTACACGAGTAAACGAACAGCCTGTCAAGACCCCTTCAGGTGATTCAGCAGCACCATGGTGTAATGCCGTCACCCCCGCAAACACCGGACACCATGCCCCATCACGTGACCGACCTCGATGCCGCCGTGGATTGGCTGCTGAACAACATCCAGGGCCCCCTGCGCATCGGCGCCCCACTGGCGCTGGGCAAACCACACCGTTTGCTCAATGCCTTGTACGCGCGCATCGAGCATGACCCCGCGCGACCACTGCAGCTGTACACCGCGCTGTCGCTGAACCCGCCACAGGCCAAAGGCGATGGCCTGGAAGCGCGCTTCATGCGCCCGTTCGTGGAACGCCACTTCGGCAACGACTTTCCGCGCCTGGCCTATTCCGACGCGATCGCCCGCGATGCCCTGCCGGACCACGTGCAGGTGGAAGAGTTCTACATGCAGTCCGGCGCGCTGCTGCGTTCGACGCAGGCGCAGCGCTACTACACCAGCCTGAACTACACGCATGCCGCCGATGCGGTGGCCCAGCGCGCGCCCAATGCCATCGTGCAGAAAGTCGCCTGGCGCGAAGGCAGCAACCAGCTGTCGCTGTCGTGCAACAACGACATCACCCAGGACACGCTGGATGCCATCGCCGCACGCGGCCTGCCCAAGCCCCTGCTGATTGCCGAGATTGACCCACAACTGCCGTGGCTGGGTGGAACCGCTGCGGTCGATCCGGATTTCTTCGATCTGGTCATCACCCCGCCCGGCCCCTATCCGCAGCTGTTCGGCCTGCCACGGCAGCCGGTCAGCGATGCCGACTACGCCATCGGCCTGTATGCCAGCACCCTGGTGCGCGATGGCGGCACCC from Stenotrophomonas nitritireducens includes these protein-coding regions:
- a CDS encoding BlaI/MecI/CopY family transcriptional regulator, whose translation is MVRISEAEAVVMEVLWGQHPLSAEEVIARLPDGNEWAEATVKTLLNRLLNKGAISASKDGRRFLYAPLVQREAWVLEESSSLIERLFDGRVAPLVAHFSQNQRLSRDDVAELRKLLEGLDDDQH